In Cicer arietinum cultivar CDC Frontier isolate Library 1 chromosome 1, Cicar.CDCFrontier_v2.0, whole genome shotgun sequence, one DNA window encodes the following:
- the LOC101495171 gene encoding protein SOB FIVE-LIKE 3-like isoform X1: MLLLARMEPPHHMLLGGAEECHSSESGWTMYIGSPIHHEDGNYEDEGNNNNKVEFYQRMTQTQVDVEVESDDSMASDASSRPSHYINVVNSLGSCEGGYGLRHFKQNVEENNQFDHDVAHEYYCLDHVKKGSNKKENQIGETKGEKKLILKGSAQGGGGGGRVKVRKVQRVGTRK; this comes from the exons ATGCTATTGCTAGCAAG GATGGAGCCACCTCATCATATGTTACTGGGAGGTGCAGAGGAATGTCACAGTAGTGAATCTGGATGGACAATGTATATTGGATCTCCAATACATCATGAAGATGGAAATTATGAGGATgaaggtaataataataataaagtggAATTTTATCAAAGGATGACTCAAACTCAAGTTGATGTTGAAGTTGAAAGTGATGATTCTATGGCTTCTGATGCTTCTTCTAGACCAAGTcattatattaatgttgttaatTCTTTGGGAAGTTGTGAAGGAGGCTATGGTTTGAGACATTTCAAGCAAAACGTGGAAGAGAATAATCAATTTGATCATGATGTGGCTCATGAGTACTATTGCTTAGATCATGTTAAGAAAGGAAGTAACAAGAAAGAAAACCAAATTGGAgagacaaagggggagaaaaaattgattttgaaggGTTCAGCTcaaggtggtggtggtggtggaagGGTCAAGGTGAGAAAAGTTCAAAGGGTGGGAACAAGAAAgtag
- the LOC101495171 gene encoding protein SOB FIVE-LIKE 3-like isoform X2: MEPPHHMLLGGAEECHSSESGWTMYIGSPIHHEDGNYEDEGNNNNKVEFYQRMTQTQVDVEVESDDSMASDASSRPSHYINVVNSLGSCEGGYGLRHFKQNVEENNQFDHDVAHEYYCLDHVKKGSNKKENQIGETKGEKKLILKGSAQGGGGGGRVKVRKVQRVGTRK, from the coding sequence ATGGAGCCACCTCATCATATGTTACTGGGAGGTGCAGAGGAATGTCACAGTAGTGAATCTGGATGGACAATGTATATTGGATCTCCAATACATCATGAAGATGGAAATTATGAGGATgaaggtaataataataataaagtggAATTTTATCAAAGGATGACTCAAACTCAAGTTGATGTTGAAGTTGAAAGTGATGATTCTATGGCTTCTGATGCTTCTTCTAGACCAAGTcattatattaatgttgttaatTCTTTGGGAAGTTGTGAAGGAGGCTATGGTTTGAGACATTTCAAGCAAAACGTGGAAGAGAATAATCAATTTGATCATGATGTGGCTCATGAGTACTATTGCTTAGATCATGTTAAGAAAGGAAGTAACAAGAAAGAAAACCAAATTGGAgagacaaagggggagaaaaaattgattttgaaggGTTCAGCTcaaggtggtggtggtggtggaagGGTCAAGGTGAGAAAAGTTCAAAGGGTGGGAACAAGAAAgtag
- the LOC101495708 gene encoding uncharacterized protein, with amino-acid sequence MEKADKNAANREKLTILHTLGSKTLARKRDELELRDGRKYSRGEMYSICHKKSDGSFVNDEAKEKYEQLQAEIGKTPSPNEAFVNVFGKEHPGYVRCMGLGITPSQITTSTSHSVRSMSSSEANEKMEKMQAEIDRLKKRDSEVDMLKEQIAFLMQMQNSRDKQAMDIESPIDGRRSSESSHQPDDRGTTSLGTN; translated from the exons ATG GAGAAGGCTGATAAAAATGCTGCAAATAGAGAAAAGCTAACAATCCTTCATACATTAGGCTCTAAGACGCTTGCAAGGAAGAGGGATGAGTTG GAACTGAGAGATGGTCGAAAATACAGTAGGGGTGAAATGTATTCAATTTGTCATAAAAAGTCTGATGGGTCATTTGTCAACGACGAAGCCAAGGAAAAATAT GAACAATTGCAAGCTGAAATTGGGAAGACTCCTTCTCCAAATGAAGCATTTGTTAATGTGTTTGGAAAAGAACATCCTGGATATGTTCGTTGTATGGGACTTGGAATAACACCATCACAAATTACTACATCTACTTCTCACTCTGTAAGATCGATGTCTTCCTCTGAAGCTAATGAAAAGATGGAGAAAATGCAAGCTGAAATTGATAGGCTTAAGAAAAGGGATTCTGAAGTTGATATGTTGAAGGAGCAAATTGCTTTCTTGATGCAAATGCAAAATTCTAGAGACAAAcag gcAATGGACATAGAATCGCCAATAGATGGTAGACGTTCATCTGAGTCCAGCCACCAACCTGATGATCGTGGAACAACTTCATTAGGGACTAATTAG